The proteins below come from a single Gimesia alba genomic window:
- a CDS encoding RNA polymerase sigma factor yields the protein MTPTDFPAIDDPPSDAPTRRSSKERQQPGKENQPTAKNHEERKFILLLLKRDSQSWNEFVERYERLIVSRILSTCRECGLSPGSDLVEDCAAEVMAALFQNEMQGLRQFQGRSKLSTWLAVIVRRITLNVLRRQKRDNEKIRPNDSQFDIATVPDSFPQETNQQSAEDRTQLQACMTRLKQTDRQALVMYFDQKKSYAEIGRALGITENAVGPKLHRAQKRLKKLMKATSKQT from the coding sequence ATGACACCCACTGATTTTCCCGCGATCGATGATCCACCCAGCGATGCGCCGACCAGGCGTTCGTCGAAGGAACGTCAACAGCCAGGCAAAGAAAATCAGCCAACAGCAAAGAATCACGAAGAGCGAAAATTCATTTTGTTGTTACTCAAACGTGATTCACAGAGCTGGAATGAATTTGTGGAGCGATACGAACGGTTAATCGTCAGTCGTATTCTCTCCACCTGCCGTGAGTGCGGCTTATCTCCCGGATCGGATCTCGTGGAAGATTGCGCAGCAGAAGTGATGGCGGCTTTGTTTCAGAACGAGATGCAGGGACTGCGCCAGTTTCAGGGACGCAGTAAACTCTCAACCTGGCTGGCAGTGATTGTGCGGCGGATCACCTTAAACGTGTTGCGGCGGCAAAAGCGAGACAACGAGAAGATTCGCCCCAACGATAGCCAGTTCGATATCGCCACGGTTCCCGATTCATTTCCGCAAGAAACGAACCAACAGTCTGCCGAAGATCGAACTCAACTTCAGGCGTGTATGACCCGGTTGAAGCAAACGGATCGTCAGGCACTGGTGATGTACTTTGATCAGAAAAAGAGCTATGCCGAAATCGGACGCGCTTTGGGAATTACTGAAAACGCAGTCGGGCCGAAATTACACCGTGCCCAAAAACGATTGAAAAAACTAATGAAAGCGACCAGCAAACAGACATGA
- a CDS encoding CRTAC1 family protein — protein sequence MLLLVLFGCRSETPVSSPDEKKETEAATHTPSPINFVDVTDSLGIEFEYHNDEQANTYAILESIGGGVAVWDYDLNGHPDLFFPGGGSFNGGKQLTGLPSVLFSQVSAGQYVNQSLNSGIAPSPYYSHGCTVADYDNDGFPDLVVTGYGGILCWHNLGDGTFEEVAQVSGLIDPSWSTSAGWGDLNGDGALDLYLAHYVDWSFENDPVCGDPSGTRDVCPPRQFTGLDDRVFFSNADGTFRDASKEAGLVEKGKGLGVILGDVDGDLDLDIYVANDTTNNVLYLNEGKGKLLEAGLARGVAVDDQAVANGSMGVDLSDFNADGLPDLWVANYESEAFALYKNIGKGQFLYASRETGVSAIGNLFVGFGTQFGDFDSDGDEDIVVTNGHVIHSPRHTTVKQLPLVLENEAGQFQTLKFDKTDYLGQLHFGRGVVADDLDEDGDLDLVFANCNERAAVLENQTQTESKWVQIRLVGTESNRDGIGASLTIHTSKGDLSRFVTGGGSYLSQGSYVAHFGVPSDVEVQGVTVRWPSGKTQTESKMPLNHRLTFIE from the coding sequence ATGTTGCTCCTGGTTCTGTTCGGGTGTCGTTCCGAAACACCGGTCAGTTCGCCAGATGAGAAAAAAGAAACGGAAGCTGCCACGCACACTCCGTCTCCCATCAATTTTGTCGATGTCACCGATTCACTGGGGATTGAGTTTGAATACCACAACGACGAACAGGCAAACACATATGCGATTCTAGAATCCATCGGCGGGGGAGTCGCTGTTTGGGATTATGATCTCAACGGGCACCCCGATCTGTTTTTTCCAGGCGGCGGTTCATTTAATGGAGGGAAGCAACTGACCGGACTTCCCTCGGTACTGTTCAGTCAGGTCTCTGCGGGCCAATATGTGAATCAGAGTCTGAATTCCGGTATCGCACCAAGCCCCTATTATTCTCATGGCTGTACTGTCGCCGATTATGACAACGATGGATTCCCGGATCTTGTCGTCACAGGTTACGGGGGTATTCTCTGCTGGCATAATCTGGGAGATGGCACGTTCGAGGAAGTGGCACAAGTATCTGGACTGATCGATCCCAGCTGGAGCACCTCTGCCGGATGGGGAGATTTAAATGGTGACGGGGCACTGGATCTGTATCTGGCACACTATGTGGACTGGTCGTTCGAGAACGATCCGGTGTGCGGCGATCCTTCCGGAACGAGAGACGTCTGCCCTCCACGACAATTTACCGGTCTGGATGACCGGGTCTTTTTCAGCAATGCGGATGGAACGTTTCGGGATGCTTCAAAAGAAGCCGGCCTCGTGGAAAAGGGAAAAGGTCTGGGGGTCATTCTGGGGGATGTGGACGGCGACCTGGATCTCGATATCTATGTGGCCAACGATACGACGAATAATGTGCTCTATCTGAATGAGGGGAAAGGCAAATTACTAGAAGCCGGGCTGGCACGTGGCGTCGCCGTTGATGACCAGGCGGTGGCGAACGGAAGCATGGGCGTTGATCTCAGTGATTTCAATGCGGATGGTCTGCCCGATCTCTGGGTCGCCAATTATGAATCGGAAGCATTTGCGCTTTATAAAAATATTGGGAAAGGGCAGTTTCTCTATGCCAGCCGCGAGACGGGCGTCAGCGCGATTGGAAATTTGTTTGTCGGGTTTGGGACGCAGTTTGGCGATTTTGATTCGGACGGCGACGAAGACATTGTGGTCACAAACGGGCATGTGATTCACTCACCCCGGCATACAACGGTGAAGCAACTGCCACTGGTTCTGGAAAATGAAGCCGGTCAATTTCAAACGTTGAAGTTTGACAAAACCGACTATCTGGGACAGTTGCATTTCGGTCGCGGCGTTGTCGCCGATGATCTTGATGAGGACGGGGATTTAGATCTCGTTTTCGCCAATTGTAATGAGCGCGCCGCAGTGCTTGAGAACCAGACGCAGACGGAATCGAAGTGGGTTCAAATTCGGCTGGTGGGTACCGAATCGAATCGTGATGGAATCGGCGCCAGCCTGACAATTCACACCAGCAAGGGGGATCTCTCCCGCTTTGTGACAGGTGGCGGAAGTTATTTGTCACAAGGAAGTTATGTAGCACACTTTGGTGTGCCTTCCGATGTCGAAGTTCAGGGGGTCACAGTCCGCTGGCCGTCCGGGAAGACTCAAACGGAATCAAAAATGCCCCTCAATCATCGGCTTACGTTTATTGAGTGA
- a CDS encoding NAD(P)H-dependent glycerol-3-phosphate dehydrogenase: MDMKVAILGGGGMATACATLLTESSDVAVSMWVRKPAVAEDLRTHRENKRLLPGVTLSEAIHFTSDIDEAVADADFLVVAIPTEFLRAALHTLAPHLQNGTPVISVIKGIEQETFYRPSEIIADVLGPRPVVALGGPSHAEEIARRLPASVVAASGDIQLAKQTQKLFSTDRFRVYTNVDIVGVELAGALKNVIAIAAGICDGGKYGDNAKSAIMTRGLVEMNRFGSALGAEPATFSGLAGVGDLITTCMSPFGRNRKVGERLGQGDSLKQIISSMDAVAEGVNTTRSVYDLADEKGLDMPITTEIYRVLFEGKSPDDATQTLMTRPQREE, encoded by the coding sequence ATGGATATGAAAGTTGCAATATTGGGCGGTGGTGGGATGGCAACTGCCTGTGCAACGTTGCTTACGGAATCTTCAGACGTTGCTGTTTCCATGTGGGTTCGCAAGCCTGCTGTTGCTGAAGATCTGAGAACACACCGTGAAAACAAAAGACTGCTCCCCGGCGTAACGCTTTCAGAAGCCATTCATTTCACATCAGATATTGATGAAGCAGTGGCAGACGCTGATTTTCTGGTGGTGGCGATTCCCACTGAATTTCTCAGAGCCGCTCTGCACACACTGGCCCCCCATCTCCAGAACGGCACTCCCGTCATCAGTGTCATTAAAGGGATTGAACAAGAGACGTTTTATCGTCCCAGCGAGATCATTGCCGATGTACTTGGCCCCCGCCCTGTAGTTGCGCTGGGAGGTCCGAGCCATGCAGAAGAAATCGCCCGCCGTCTACCGGCCAGTGTTGTGGCTGCCAGCGGTGACATTCAGCTCGCGAAACAAACTCAGAAACTGTTCAGCACAGATCGATTTCGTGTTTACACGAATGTAGATATCGTGGGCGTCGAATTAGCGGGTGCCTTGAAGAATGTGATTGCCATCGCAGCCGGCATCTGTGATGGAGGCAAGTACGGCGACAATGCCAAATCGGCAATCATGACCCGCGGTCTGGTGGAAATGAACCGCTTCGGTTCGGCACTGGGCGCCGAACCGGCCACGTTCTCCGGACTGGCAGGCGTTGGTGACTTGATCACTACCTGTATGAGCCCATTTGGCCGCAATCGCAAAGTGGGAGAACGACTCGGTCAGGGAGATTCACTGAAACAGATCATATCCAGCATGGATGCGGTGGCAGAAGGCGTCAACACCACACGCAGTGTCTACGACCTCGCCGACGAGAAAGGACTCGACATGCCGATCACCACGGAAATTTATCGCGTCCTGTTTGAAGGCAAATCGCCCGACGATGCCACACAAACATTGATGACACGCCCCCAGCGCGAAGAATAA
- a CDS encoding DUF1501 domain-containing protein yields MKQHSTKQKSTLQGHAAARREFLKIGLGGFGSLSLPGLYQLQAETKQANATKKPKERTAVILVWCRGGISHLETYDPKPEAASDYKGPYSPIATKTEGMFLGELLPRHAQISDKFSILRSITHTGGGHPAGSLQMLGGDKDRIDKQKPKLPDLMSVANYLRRDKENVLPNYIGVNAITNYDSFQIAGPTYLGPGAGPFQIQGDPSKPDFKVPNIGLTDPQETRQITRRISLRQKLDQFRRDLDLEGAMQAMDQFESQATNLLTSKQAAQAFDLTHEPQYVRDRYGMHQWGQQCLMARRLVEAGVEIVTTELSGPLCGRVGNWDDHAVNHHVFDALKYRAPYFDQAVTALIEDIYDRGLNERVLVVVAGEFGRTPKISHAKSTGAGIASGSAGTTQPGRDHWPRAASILFAGGGIRTGQIIGATDGKGEGPVERAVGPHDFLATIYAHLGIDYHNTFLPDFTGRPTPIVTQGHAITELAGRA; encoded by the coding sequence ATGAAGCAACATTCGACAAAGCAGAAATCAACGTTGCAAGGGCATGCAGCAGCACGGCGCGAGTTTTTAAAAATTGGCCTGGGTGGGTTTGGCAGCCTTTCCCTGCCGGGGCTTTACCAGTTGCAGGCTGAGACGAAACAGGCCAACGCAACAAAGAAACCCAAAGAACGAACGGCTGTGATTCTGGTCTGGTGCCGTGGTGGTATCAGTCACTTGGAGACCTATGATCCCAAACCGGAAGCAGCTTCCGATTATAAAGGTCCTTATTCTCCCATTGCGACCAAAACTGAAGGGATGTTCCTCGGCGAGTTACTGCCGCGACATGCTCAGATTTCCGATAAGTTTTCGATTCTGCGTTCGATCACACACACCGGCGGAGGCCATCCTGCCGGCTCATTACAAATGCTCGGAGGTGACAAAGATCGGATCGATAAACAAAAGCCGAAGCTGCCCGACCTCATGTCGGTCGCCAATTATCTCAGGCGTGATAAAGAAAACGTGCTGCCGAACTATATCGGCGTGAATGCGATTACAAACTACGACAGTTTTCAGATCGCCGGGCCGACATATCTGGGACCCGGTGCAGGGCCATTCCAGATTCAAGGTGATCCCAGTAAACCGGACTTTAAAGTTCCCAATATTGGGCTCACCGATCCACAGGAAACGCGACAGATTACCAGGCGCATTTCTTTACGCCAAAAGTTAGATCAATTCCGCCGCGATCTGGACCTGGAAGGTGCGATGCAGGCGATGGATCAATTTGAATCGCAGGCGACCAATTTGCTGACCAGCAAACAGGCGGCCCAGGCATTCGATTTAACCCACGAGCCTCAATACGTTCGTGATCGTTATGGGATGCATCAATGGGGCCAGCAATGTCTGATGGCGCGGCGGCTGGTGGAAGCGGGTGTGGAGATTGTCACCACGGAATTGTCCGGCCCCTTATGTGGGCGGGTTGGAAACTGGGATGATCATGCAGTGAATCATCATGTATTCGATGCGCTCAAGTATCGGGCCCCCTATTTTGATCAGGCAGTGACGGCTTTGATTGAAGATATTTATGATCGTGGACTGAATGAGCGTGTGCTGGTGGTTGTAGCGGGAGAATTTGGCCGTACCCCCAAGATTTCCCATGCGAAAAGTACGGGGGCCGGGATTGCCAGTGGCAGCGCAGGAACAACGCAACCGGGCCGCGATCATTGGCCGCGAGCCGCGTCGATATTGTTTGCAGGAGGCGGAATTCGTACCGGTCAGATCATTGGTGCCACCGATGGAAAAGGAGAAGGGCCTGTCGAACGGGCTGTGGGCCCTCACGATTTCCTGGCAACGATCTACGCACACCTGGGGATCGATTATCACAACACGTTCCTGCCTGACTTTACCGGTCGGCCCACTCCGATTGTGACACAGGGGCATGCGATCACTGAACTCGCCGGTCGTGCCTGA
- a CDS encoding outer membrane protein assembly factor BamB family protein yields the protein MRFSRLLMPAIIVSLLMPALAHSETWPQFRGATGSGVSNEKNLPAKWSQQEGILWSVALPGRANSSPAVTANRIDVTTKTEDNGLWIISFDRKSGQEIRKVKVGSGSLSAPGPRNLWADRHNSATPSPISDDQNIWAFFGTGLLVCLDAESGEIVWKRDLVKDYGPYNITFGMGSTPRLWGDLLIVTCMTKGPSYVVAFDKQTGKEVWKVNRKLPAQKDGADAYTTPTIYQNGDKTELLVSGSDHVNAYDPQTGKQLWIAGGLDIPSPFGRIIAAPVADENLVIATSGNPGGGGLGYIKAFKQGATGNITQSGLLWKYDVSTPDSSTPLILDDKLFMVSQNGVATCLNLKDGKSLWKKRMKGQYFSALVAGDGKVYFLSTDGLCTVIDADSGEVIAENQLPGTFYATPAISEGVIYLRSFDKLYAIKGK from the coding sequence ATGCGATTCTCTAGACTGTTGATGCCTGCCATCATCGTTTCCCTGTTGATGCCTGCACTCGCTCATTCCGAAACCTGGCCGCAATTTCGCGGAGCGACCGGCAGTGGAGTTTCTAACGAGAAAAATCTGCCCGCAAAATGGTCTCAGCAAGAGGGAATCCTCTGGTCAGTCGCCCTGCCGGGACGTGCTAATTCTTCTCCGGCTGTCACCGCAAATCGAATTGACGTGACGACCAAAACTGAAGATAACGGGCTGTGGATCATTTCGTTTGATCGCAAAAGCGGTCAGGAAATTCGCAAAGTCAAGGTCGGCTCCGGATCGTTGTCTGCTCCGGGACCACGTAATCTGTGGGCCGACCGTCATAACTCAGCCACCCCTTCTCCGATTTCCGATGATCAGAACATCTGGGCATTTTTCGGTACGGGTCTGTTAGTTTGTCTGGATGCGGAATCGGGAGAAATCGTCTGGAAACGGGATCTGGTCAAAGACTATGGACCTTATAATATTACATTCGGCATGGGTTCGACGCCCCGTTTATGGGGAGACCTGTTGATTGTCACCTGCATGACTAAAGGCCCCTCGTATGTCGTGGCTTTTGACAAGCAGACCGGAAAGGAAGTCTGGAAAGTCAATCGAAAGCTGCCGGCTCAAAAAGATGGTGCCGATGCATACACAACGCCTACCATCTATCAGAACGGAGACAAAACCGAACTGCTGGTTTCCGGTTCCGATCATGTAAACGCCTATGATCCCCAAACAGGAAAACAGCTCTGGATCGCTGGTGGACTGGATATTCCCAGCCCGTTCGGCCGGATCATTGCAGCTCCCGTGGCGGATGAGAATCTTGTGATTGCGACCTCTGGCAACCCGGGCGGTGGCGGACTGGGATACATCAAAGCGTTCAAGCAAGGTGCGACAGGCAATATCACACAATCCGGCCTGTTGTGGAAGTATGATGTTTCCACCCCTGATTCATCGACTCCCCTGATTCTGGATGACAAACTTTTCATGGTGAGCCAGAACGGAGTCGCCACCTGTTTGAATCTGAAAGATGGCAAATCGCTCTGGAAAAAACGGATGAAGGGGCAGTACTTTTCTGCCCTGGTCGCCGGTGATGGAAAAGTCTATTTCCTCAGCACCGATGGCCTTTGTACCGTGATTGATGCCGACAGTGGAGAGGTCATCGCTGAAAATCAACTGCCGGGTACTTTCTACGCGACTCCCGCGATTAGCGAGGGAGTCATTTACCTGCGTTCCTTTGATAAACTTTATGCCATCAAAGGAAAATAA
- a CDS encoding DUF1559 domain-containing protein, translating to MKRLMRPRGFTLIELLVVIAIIAILIALLLPAVQQAREAARRSTCKNNLKQFGLAMHNYHDAHGMFPISNTPSVHDSGTLGSWSWRGMSAHALLLPYMDQASVYNQINWNVRYDMAPNSTLNNTKIPAFLCPSDLKYPGGDPGNNYVVSAGPSMYWKVGFGDQVGMFNDRKPVRVSDVLDGTSNTIAASESTVGDNNGSKFDVKTDLVRAQAVPFSQRSFISKANLDAYGTQCLTGTSNTHSHVNREWMNGIGGQTIFNTLNVPNSPNPDCHPCSGCGWYDSIGVWSARSRHTGGVHVLLGDGAVRFASENIDITVWQSLGSAAGEETVGEW from the coding sequence ATGAAGCGTCTTATGCGACCACGTGGTTTTACGTTAATTGAATTGCTGGTGGTAATTGCCATCATTGCGATTTTGATTGCGTTATTACTTCCCGCCGTTCAACAGGCCCGTGAAGCGGCACGCCGTTCTACCTGTAAGAACAACCTGAAGCAATTCGGCCTGGCGATGCACAACTACCATGATGCCCATGGTATGTTTCCGATTTCAAATACGCCTTCCGTACATGACTCAGGGACCCTTGGAAGCTGGTCATGGCGCGGCATGAGTGCCCATGCTTTACTTCTGCCTTACATGGATCAGGCCAGCGTTTATAATCAGATCAACTGGAATGTACGTTATGATATGGCACCCAATAGTACGCTAAATAACACAAAGATCCCCGCATTTTTGTGTCCTTCCGATTTAAAATATCCAGGCGGAGATCCCGGCAATAACTACGTCGTGAGTGCCGGACCATCTATGTACTGGAAAGTCGGCTTTGGTGATCAGGTCGGAATGTTTAATGACCGCAAGCCTGTTCGCGTGAGCGATGTGCTGGATGGAACATCCAACACGATCGCGGCGAGCGAAAGTACCGTCGGCGATAACAACGGAAGTAAATTTGATGTCAAAACAGATCTGGTTCGTGCGCAGGCTGTTCCATTTTCACAACGGAGTTTTATTTCGAAAGCAAATCTGGATGCCTATGGAACTCAATGTTTAACGGGCACCTCCAACACTCACAGTCATGTGAACCGCGAATGGATGAACGGCATTGGTGGTCAGACTATTTTCAACACATTGAACGTGCCGAACTCACCCAATCCGGATTGTCATCCCTGCTCCGGCTGTGGCTGGTATGATTCGATCGGCGTCTGGTCTGCCCGCAGTCGGCATACGGGTGGGGTGCATGTCCTGTTGGGGGATGGTGCTGTCCGTTTTGCCAGCGAGAATATTGATATCACTGTGTGGCAGTCTCTCGGCTCGGCTGCCGGTGAAGAGACGGTGGGCGAATGGTAA
- a CDS encoding DUF1559 domain-containing protein encodes MKRLVRQRGFTLIELLVVIAIIAILIALLLPAVQQAREAARRSTCKNNLKQFGLAMHNYHDAHGMFPISNTPSVHDSGTLGSWSWRGMSAHALLLPYMDQASVYNRIDWNVRYDMAPNNTVDNTKIPAFLCPSDLKYPDGNPGNNYVVSAGPSMYWKVGYGDQVGMFNDRKPVRVRDVLDGTSNTIAASESTVGDNTGSKFNVKTDLVRAQAVPFSERSFVSKANLDAYGAQCLTGTSNTHSHVNREWMNGIGGQTIFNTLNVPNSPNPDCHPCSGCGWYDSIGVWSARSRHTGGVHVLMGDGAVKFASDNIDTLLWQHLGSAAGEEVVGEW; translated from the coding sequence ATGAAGCGACTAGTTCGACAACGGGGGTTTACGCTGATTGAGTTGCTGGTGGTGATTGCCATCATTGCGATTTTGATTGCGTTATTACTTCCCGCCGTACAACAGGCCCGTGAAGCGGCCCGCCGTTCAACCTGTAAGAACAATCTGAAGCAATTCGGTCTGGCAATGCACAACTACCATGACGCGCATGGAATGTTTCCGATTTCTAATACGCCTTCCGTACATGACTCAGGGACCCTTGGAAGCTGGTCATGGCGCGGCATGAGTGCCCATGCTTTACTTCTGCCTTACATGGATCAGGCCAGTGTCTATAATAGGATCGACTGGAATGTGCGCTATGACATGGCACCCAATAATACAGTTGATAATACAAAGATCCCCGCATTTTTGTGTCCTTCTGATTTAAAATACCCCGACGGGAATCCTGGAAATAACTATGTCGTGAGTGCCGGACCATCCATGTACTGGAAGGTAGGCTATGGTGATCAGGTTGGTATGTTTAATGACCGCAAGCCTGTTCGGGTTCGTGATGTGCTGGATGGAACTTCCAATACGATCGCGGCAAGTGAAAGTACTGTCGGCGACAATACCGGAAGTAAATTCAACGTCAAAACAGATCTCGTTCGTGCTCAGGCTGTTCCGTTTTCGGAACGGAGCTTTGTTTCGAAAGCAAACCTGGATGCCTATGGAGCTCAATGTTTAACGGGAACCTCTAATACTCACAGTCATGTGAATCGAGAATGGATGAACGGGATTGGTGGCCAGACCATTTTCAACACATTGAATGTGCCGAACTCTCCCAATCCGGATTGCCATCCCTGCTCCGGCTGTGGCTGGTATGATTCGATTGGCGTCTGGTCTGCCCGCAGTCGGCATACGGGTGGAGTGCATGTTCTGATGGGCGATGGTGCTGTCAAATTTGCCAGCGATAATATCGATACGCTTCTCTGGCAGCATCTTGGTTCAGCTGCTGGTGAAGAAGTGGTTGGCGAGTGGTAA
- a CDS encoding tetratricopeptide repeat protein, with the protein MTSQVKESHSSDQKTRRPSKIIVAGLCVGIVVAGLLWGKSAWINICQWQAERNLQSRDTEQALSWISQAYQADTQNPETLLILARAHRRAHDVEPAIKTLKELFKVAGPSEELRREQWLVEAQVGDVSNLEQHLADMLIDPRGNAQDICETFVNSCVLNYRFRDAIKIIELWQADFPNDPLPHYYLGRILEHQGDWESSAREFSAALNVSPGHIPSAYNLARVNLSHNQVDAALENYRLCTKYQKDHAAALVGIARCLRMKQDANAARAALKTAQQVPESQRLKDFRAVGDPAYVASNAILLELGQLELTSGNYKQAVAYLEEALERNPKDRKARLALADAYRGAGELEKAEQQIQIVQKTQKAIKRLDECFDLLQKDLENADLRAEIGQIFLEHISENQGVVWLKNALYYDPNHQQAKQALADYYAKQRSPSKN; encoded by the coding sequence ATGACATCACAAGTCAAAGAATCTCATAGCAGCGATCAGAAAACCAGGCGCCCTTCCAAAATCATCGTGGCGGGTCTGTGCGTGGGGATTGTTGTTGCCGGCTTGCTCTGGGGAAAATCAGCCTGGATCAATATTTGTCAATGGCAGGCCGAACGAAATCTTCAGTCGCGTGATACCGAACAGGCACTGAGCTGGATTTCCCAAGCCTATCAGGCAGACACTCAGAATCCCGAGACCCTGCTGATTCTGGCGCGTGCCCATCGTCGTGCACATGACGTGGAACCTGCCATTAAAACTCTGAAGGAGCTATTCAAGGTTGCCGGACCTTCTGAAGAGTTGCGTCGCGAACAGTGGCTTGTCGAAGCGCAGGTGGGAGATGTTTCTAACCTGGAGCAGCACCTGGCCGACATGTTAATTGACCCGAGAGGCAATGCGCAGGATATCTGTGAGACGTTTGTGAACAGTTGTGTGTTGAATTATCGTTTTCGTGATGCCATCAAAATTATTGAACTTTGGCAGGCAGACTTCCCGAATGACCCGCTCCCTCATTACTACCTCGGCCGTATTCTCGAACACCAGGGAGACTGGGAGAGCTCAGCCAGAGAATTCAGCGCTGCATTGAACGTGTCTCCCGGGCATATTCCCTCAGCCTATAATCTGGCACGTGTCAATTTATCGCATAATCAGGTGGATGCCGCTCTGGAAAACTATCGGCTGTGCACAAAATATCAAAAGGATCATGCAGCCGCACTCGTTGGCATCGCACGCTGTTTGCGAATGAAGCAAGATGCCAATGCGGCCAGAGCAGCGTTGAAAACGGCGCAGCAGGTTCCCGAGTCGCAACGGCTGAAGGACTTTCGTGCGGTCGGAGATCCCGCTTATGTGGCCAGCAATGCAATTCTGCTGGAGCTGGGGCAATTGGAACTCACATCAGGAAACTACAAACAAGCGGTCGCCTATTTAGAAGAAGCGCTGGAACGGAATCCCAAAGATCGAAAAGCACGCCTGGCTTTAGCCGATGCTTATCGGGGGGCGGGAGAACTTGAGAAAGCAGAACAACAAATTCAAATCGTGCAGAAAACACAAAAAGCGATCAAACGTCTGGATGAATGTTTTGATCTGCTTCAAAAAGATCTGGAAAACGCCGACCTGCGTGCTGAGATCGGACAAATATTTCTGGAACATATCTCGGAAAATCAGGGAGTCGTCTGGCTCAAAAATGCGCTGTATTACGACCCCAATCATCAGCAGGCCAAACAGGCCTTGGCCGATTATTATGCAAAACAACGTTCCCCTTCAAAGAACTGA